A single Blastopirellula retiformator DNA region contains:
- a CDS encoding UbiA family prenyltransferase yields MATVSAEPAWLPYFQLFRLPNVFTAWADILAGYLAVTQFSTDTASLTPWSVFLCLITASSLIYSAGMALNDYYDLEKDRQERPSRPLPSGRVSPRLAGWLGYQFLLVGVVLAAIAGYLYTDVALPWRGGVVALCLVASVLLYDAGLKATIFGAVAMGACRFFNLLLGMSLAGRLPEAEFSLIGYDIGQLAFAGGIAIYIAGVTWFARTEAKDSSRPLLIFGFVVLVIGLLTFVASPLLGSSVVRLRSMQTFGWCGLMLLIAVSILRRCIIAIADPSPSNVQVAVKQALLSLITLNAGFVLAVCGAFWAVIVALLVAPMLLLGRWVYST; encoded by the coding sequence GTGGCGACCGTTTCCGCTGAACCTGCGTGGCTCCCTTATTTTCAGCTGTTTCGGCTGCCGAACGTCTTTACGGCGTGGGCGGACATTCTGGCCGGTTATCTGGCAGTCACGCAATTCTCGACCGATACGGCCAGCTTGACCCCTTGGTCTGTCTTTTTGTGCCTGATTACGGCCTCGAGCCTGATTTATTCGGCCGGAATGGCCCTGAACGACTATTACGACCTAGAGAAGGATCGCCAGGAACGCCCCAGTCGCCCGTTGCCCTCGGGTAGGGTTTCGCCCCGTTTGGCGGGCTGGCTCGGTTACCAGTTTCTGCTGGTCGGCGTGGTGCTAGCGGCGATTGCCGGCTATCTCTACACCGACGTCGCGCTGCCCTGGCGTGGGGGCGTCGTCGCGCTTTGCTTGGTCGCATCGGTATTGCTTTATGACGCAGGTCTCAAAGCGACCATCTTTGGCGCCGTGGCGATGGGAGCCTGTCGGTTTTTCAATTTGCTGCTGGGGATGAGCTTGGCCGGGCGGCTGCCGGAGGCCGAATTCTCGCTTATCGGGTACGATATCGGACAGCTGGCCTTTGCCGGCGGAATCGCCATCTACATTGCCGGCGTCACCTGGTTCGCCCGGACCGAAGCGAAAGATAGCTCGCGTCCGCTGTTGATTTTCGGTTTTGTCGTGCTGGTGATCGGATTGCTGACGTTTGTGGCGTCGCCGCTGCTGGGCTCGTCGGTGGTCCGTTTGCGGTCGATGCAGACGTTTGGGTGGTGCGGCCTGATGTTGCTGATTGCGGTTTCGATCCTCCGCCGCTGCATCATCGCCATTGCCGATCCCTCGCCCAGCAATGTACAAGTGGCGGTCAAGCAGGCGCTGTTGTCGCTGATCACTTTGAATGCGGGCTTTGTGTTGGCGGTGTGCGGCGCCTTTTGGGCGGTGATCGTCGCCCTGTTGGTGGCGCCGATGCTATTGCTGGGCCGCTGGGTTTATTCCACCTAA
- a CDS encoding DUF1552 domain-containing protein, producing the protein MSRLTRREFVRNMGVSSAALPLLMNLPSLGMAAASDLRKQRMIVMFSPNGIIPDAYWPDQKGADFQLKEIMKPLEPYKNQTMVIKGVSDRVRGDGDSHMRGMSCLLTGIELFPGNIQGGSHTPAGWASGLSIDQEIKRYLQAQEATRTRFGSLEFGVNVPDRANPWTRMVYAGPNKPVAPIDDPYRMFEKLYGQVKDRESLQSVLDKVRLDLKRVERFVSSEDKQRLEEHAAFVRQMEQELKSAGEEKLALEAPVQEAGVQLKNDNMPTISKMQMDLLVNSLANDMARVATLQYTNSVGVARMKWLGVDDSHHELSHKPDSDADAKEKLIKINTWFCEQLAYLVKKLDETPEPDGNGSMLDNTTVIWTNELGKGNSHTLDDVPLVLVGGGLGFKMGQSIQVKKQPHNRLWLSCAHAFGHHLETFGNPDFCGSGALAGLT; encoded by the coding sequence ATGTCGCGTCTAACTAGACGAGAATTCGTTCGCAACATGGGAGTCTCATCGGCGGCCTTGCCGCTGCTGATGAACCTGCCCAGCTTGGGAATGGCCGCCGCTTCCGATCTCCGCAAACAGCGAATGATTGTGATGTTTAGCCCCAACGGCATTATCCCTGACGCTTATTGGCCCGATCAGAAAGGCGCCGATTTCCAGCTGAAGGAAATCATGAAGCCGCTGGAGCCCTACAAGAACCAGACGATGGTGATCAAAGGGGTCAGCGATCGGGTCCGCGGCGACGGCGACAGCCACATGCGCGGTATGAGCTGCTTGTTGACCGGCATCGAGTTGTTCCCGGGCAACATCCAGGGTGGTTCGCACACGCCGGCCGGTTGGGCCAGCGGTCTGTCGATTGACCAAGAGATCAAGCGTTATCTGCAAGCGCAGGAAGCGACCCGCACCCGGTTCGGTTCGCTGGAGTTTGGCGTCAACGTCCCCGATCGGGCGAATCCGTGGACGCGGATGGTCTACGCCGGCCCCAACAAACCAGTCGCGCCGATTGACGATCCGTATCGCATGTTCGAGAAGCTCTATGGTCAGGTCAAAGACCGCGAAAGCCTGCAGAGCGTGCTCGACAAAGTGCGTCTGGACCTGAAACGCGTTGAACGCTTCGTCAGTAGCGAAGACAAGCAGCGACTGGAAGAGCACGCCGCCTTCGTCCGCCAGATGGAGCAAGAGCTGAAATCGGCCGGCGAAGAGAAGCTGGCCCTGGAAGCTCCGGTGCAGGAAGCCGGCGTTCAGCTGAAGAATGACAACATGCCGACGATCAGCAAGATGCAGATGGATTTGCTGGTCAACAGCCTGGCGAACGACATGGCCCGCGTGGCAACGCTGCAGTATACCAACTCGGTCGGCGTGGCGCGGATGAAATGGTTGGGAGTCGACGACTCGCACCACGAACTGTCGCACAAGCCGGACAGCGACGCCGACGCCAAAGAGAAGCTGATCAAGATCAACACCTGGTTCTGCGAACAGCTGGCCTACCTGGTCAAAAAGCTGGACGAAACGCCGGAACCGGACGGCAATGGTTCGATGCTCGACAACACCACGGTCATCTGGACCAACGAGCTGGGCAAGGGGAACTCGCACACGTTGGACGACGTGCCGCTGGTCTTGGTCGGCGGCGGGCTCGGGTTCAAGATGGGCCAATCGATCCAGGTGAAGAAGCAGCCGCACAATCGCCTCTGGCTCTCGTGCGCCCACGCCTTCGGCCATCATCTCGAAACCTTCGGCAACCCCGACTTCTGCGGTTCTGGCGCATTGGCGGGACTTACCTAG
- a CDS encoding sensor histidine kinase, with the protein MTDSKPEFNDCIAPSQEPSRCTDARRLVWLLTTVGIIAGAVVFCVTAPTMRYIQYHYQESAEKRNEIDESIAEIQEKVADGRRELAEIILSPASRESQHHERPSIRDAHWYKELRKSVAKIRQDPNFRDTQDVIRLSELMDRIPQAYQDATAWCDLVHDAEASRLVAQKETQKTLQMIRGYFAEMEGKRRLDLALQLQQHAPKASGQAAVAHDDLVEGVRVAAQYEAIANELMQVSVLCEKLGAEHDLDQLVSIKDNDFKASFSRLEHALDRFSGDREAVIKLMYDLETGLFGEGRLIDDAHQTIQVGDGGVYYWQRNELLRLREQANILRASEEMFDAFRPVLQDLELHFLKVDAKERRGADLVGMAAWGIMIITGVVCVCVFTFLARRIAGIITQQIEDVQRKSAQVERTNSEIRLLQDVAEAANKTTPLAETVEFVMRRFAEHSGFPYALATFTDERGMRQVVATEAWIDVGLSTEPIIASCGSDPSMKVSVRPLSFRQDESLSPCSGSLGGIAVRIRQESFFIHCHFVSTNVEAPSPELLRLAQQVAHRLSQTLERAHASSRVKDLNSKLIDSARHAGMAEVATGVLHNVGNALNSVNTSLSFLQECTSHSSVGDLRRTLDLVTKQSGSLEAFMTEHPKRALIEPMLTELDERLRSENEKQLSEVEGLRRHIDHIKKIVSLQQSMARVQCVLEPTDLVEVLRGAIDWQSEGIVHHKVDVETNFPSLPLLNLDKHRVLEIFGNLVKNAIESITEAQGPQRRITVSVRQTKGDKIAIEVRDTGMGIKPENLKSIFSYGFTTKSNGHGFGLHSASLSAKQMGGSLEIESDGLGEGALFRLVLPFSPAMEEALS; encoded by the coding sequence ATGACCGACTCGAAACCAGAGTTCAACGACTGCATCGCTCCGAGTCAGGAGCCAAGTCGCTGTACGGACGCCCGCCGCTTGGTGTGGTTGCTGACGACGGTCGGCATTATCGCCGGCGCGGTGGTCTTCTGCGTGACCGCGCCGACGATGCGGTATATCCAATATCACTATCAGGAATCGGCGGAAAAGCGCAACGAAATCGACGAATCGATCGCCGAGATTCAAGAGAAGGTGGCGGACGGTCGACGCGAACTTGCCGAGATTATTCTATCGCCGGCTTCACGTGAATCGCAACACCACGAACGCCCATCGATCCGAGACGCCCACTGGTACAAGGAACTACGTAAGTCGGTGGCCAAAATTCGGCAAGATCCGAACTTTCGCGACACGCAAGACGTCATTCGGCTTTCGGAATTGATGGACCGGATTCCGCAGGCCTATCAAGATGCGACCGCCTGGTGCGATCTGGTCCACGATGCCGAGGCGAGTCGACTAGTCGCCCAAAAAGAGACGCAAAAAACGCTGCAGATGATTCGCGGATACTTTGCGGAAATGGAGGGGAAACGGCGTTTGGATCTGGCGCTGCAACTGCAGCAACATGCGCCCAAGGCTTCGGGGCAAGCGGCCGTCGCCCATGACGACCTGGTCGAAGGTGTCCGCGTCGCCGCCCAGTACGAAGCGATCGCGAATGAATTGATGCAAGTGTCGGTGCTGTGCGAGAAATTGGGCGCCGAACATGACTTGGATCAGTTGGTCAGCATCAAGGATAACGATTTTAAGGCGAGCTTTTCGCGCCTTGAACATGCGCTCGATCGGTTTTCGGGCGACCGAGAAGCGGTTATCAAGTTGATGTACGACTTGGAAACGGGGCTCTTTGGCGAGGGGCGGTTGATTGATGACGCCCATCAAACGATTCAGGTGGGAGACGGGGGCGTCTACTATTGGCAACGAAACGAACTGCTGCGACTGCGCGAGCAGGCGAATATTCTCCGGGCCTCGGAAGAAATGTTTGACGCGTTTCGACCGGTGTTGCAGGATTTAGAACTTCACTTCCTCAAGGTGGATGCCAAAGAGCGACGTGGCGCTGACTTAGTCGGGATGGCGGCTTGGGGGATCATGATCATCACCGGCGTGGTGTGCGTTTGCGTTTTCACGTTTCTCGCCCGGCGAATCGCCGGCATTATCACCCAGCAAATCGAGGACGTGCAGCGAAAGTCGGCGCAGGTCGAACGGACCAATTCTGAAATTCGATTGTTGCAAGATGTCGCCGAAGCGGCGAATAAGACGACGCCGCTTGCAGAAACCGTCGAGTTCGTCATGCGACGCTTTGCCGAGCACTCCGGCTTCCCCTATGCATTGGCGACGTTTACCGATGAGCGGGGAATGCGTCAGGTGGTGGCGACGGAGGCCTGGATCGACGTTGGTTTGTCGACCGAACCGATCATCGCATCGTGCGGCAGCGATCCGTCGATGAAGGTGTCGGTTCGTCCGCTTAGCTTTCGACAGGACGAATCGCTCTCTCCCTGCAGCGGTTCGCTGGGCGGCATTGCGGTGAGAATCCGGCAAGAGAGCTTCTTCATTCATTGCCACTTCGTGTCGACCAACGTCGAGGCTCCCTCGCCGGAACTGCTGCGATTGGCGCAACAGGTCGCCCATCGCCTCAGCCAAACGTTGGAGCGGGCCCACGCCAGCAGCCGGGTGAAGGACTTGAACAGCAAGCTGATCGATTCAGCCCGCCATGCCGGTATGGCCGAAGTCGCAACCGGCGTGCTGCACAATGTCGGCAACGCGCTCAATAGCGTGAATACGTCGCTGTCATTCCTGCAAGAGTGCACGAGCCATTCTAGCGTTGGCGACTTACGCCGCACGCTCGATCTGGTCACCAAGCAATCGGGATCGCTGGAAGCTTTTATGACCGAGCATCCCAAACGGGCATTGATTGAGCCGATGCTTACCGAGTTGGACGAACGACTGCGAAGCGAAAACGAAAAGCAGTTGTCCGAGGTGGAAGGCCTGCGTCGCCATATCGATCACATCAAGAAAATCGTCTCCCTGCAGCAGTCGATGGCCCGCGTCCAGTGCGTGCTGGAGCCGACTGATCTAGTCGAGGTGCTGAGGGGGGCGATTGACTGGCAGTCGGAAGGTATAGTGCATCACAAGGTTGACGTCGAAACCAACTTTCCTTCTCTGCCGCTGCTCAACTTGGACAAACATCGCGTGCTGGAAATCTTCGGCAACCTGGTCAAGAATGCGATCGAATCGATCACCGAGGCCCAAGGGCCGCAACGCCGGATTACGGTCAGCGTTCGGCAGACGAAAGGGGACAAGATTGCGATCGAGGTCCGCGATACCGGCATGGGCATCAAGCCGGAGAACCTGAAGAGCATCTTCTCGTACGGCTTTACGACCAAATCCAATGGGCATGGATTCGGGCTGCATAGCGCCAGCTTGTCCGCCAAGCAGATGGGGGGCAGTTTAGAGATCGAAAGCGACGGGCTCGGCGAAGGCGCGTTGTTCCGCCTGGTGCTGCCGTTCTCGCCGGCTATGGAAGAAGCCTTGTCGTAG
- a CDS encoding ABC transporter substrate-binding protein, whose product MSLAHGQTHKHETKPKKRAALQFGMSTALTGPNAGLGLEMRRGILSAFAEKNAAGGVQTLPLELIALDDGYEPIETGPNVRRLIEVDQVLAIIGNVGTPTAIVAAPIAQRSKTPFIGALTGAGVLRKTPPDRYVINFRASYAEETSAMVDALVQSGVKPAEIAFVTQRDGYGDAGFAGGTSALVRYGVDGAGAIAHGRYERNTMAVEGALADLILHRPVPKAIILVGAYAPCAKLIRLSQECGFDPLFLNVSFVGSNLLAEALEGQVDGVIVSQIVPHVDKQLPINKGHRAALALIEADPEPPTQISLEGYVVGRMLILALERIDGEITRDAIVDACESLGEFDLGLGVPLQLSSEEHQASHAVWATQIEGTEVAPIEWSNVLRQEERP is encoded by the coding sequence GTGAGTCTGGCGCACGGCCAAACGCACAAACACGAGACCAAGCCGAAGAAGCGGGCGGCGCTTCAGTTCGGCATGTCGACCGCGCTCACCGGGCCCAACGCCGGTCTGGGGCTTGAGATGCGGCGCGGTATTCTCTCCGCCTTCGCCGAGAAGAATGCGGCCGGCGGAGTGCAGACGCTGCCGCTAGAATTGATCGCCCTGGATGACGGCTACGAGCCGATCGAGACTGGTCCCAATGTGCGGCGGTTGATCGAGGTCGACCAGGTCTTAGCGATCATCGGCAACGTCGGTACGCCGACCGCCATCGTCGCCGCGCCGATTGCACAGCGAAGCAAGACGCCCTTTATCGGCGCCCTGACCGGAGCCGGCGTACTAAGAAAAACGCCGCCCGATCGGTATGTGATCAACTTTCGCGCCAGCTATGCGGAAGAGACTTCGGCGATGGTTGACGCGTTGGTCCAGTCCGGCGTTAAGCCTGCAGAGATCGCTTTCGTGACCCAGCGCGACGGCTACGGAGACGCAGGTTTTGCCGGCGGAACGTCCGCGCTGGTGCGGTACGGGGTCGATGGCGCCGGGGCGATCGCCCATGGTCGGTATGAACGCAACACGATGGCGGTGGAAGGGGCGCTAGCCGACTTGATTTTGCATCGTCCGGTTCCCAAGGCGATCATCCTGGTGGGCGCCTACGCGCCGTGCGCCAAGTTGATTCGGCTGTCGCAAGAATGCGGATTTGACCCGCTGTTCTTGAATGTCTCGTTCGTGGGGAGCAACCTTCTGGCGGAGGCGCTGGAGGGACAAGTAGACGGCGTCATCGTTTCCCAGATTGTTCCCCACGTCGACAAGCAGCTTCCCATCAACAAGGGGCATCGGGCGGCGCTGGCGCTGATCGAAGCCGACCCCGAGCCGCCGACCCAGATCTCGCTGGAAGGCTACGTTGTGGGAAGAATGCTAATTCTCGCGCTGGAGCGGATCGACGGAGAAATCACCCGCGACGCGATCGTCGACGCTTGCGAGTCGCTGGGAGAATTTGATCTAGGGCTTGGCGTTCCGCTGCAGCTGTCCAGCGAAGAGCATCAGGCCAGCCATGCCGTTTGGGCGACCCAGATCGAAGGGACGGAAGTGGCGCCGATCGAATGGTCGAATGTGCTTCGCCAGGAGGAGCGACCATGA
- a CDS encoding MEKHLA domain-containing protein codes for MSQVASFALDTPQYVQRMLNSYRRWVGVELMERTGDPQRDLQQLFALPVVVVSHGDQTDPIFKFGNQTALQLWEIELHDFLKMPSRLTAEPVHRDERARLLERTERDGYVDDYRGVRISSTGRRFYIEQATIWNVVDEEDRYVGQAATFDHWTFLADGETA; via the coding sequence ATGTCGCAGGTTGCCTCGTTCGCTTTGGATACCCCTCAATATGTGCAGCGGATGCTCAATTCGTACCGCCGCTGGGTTGGCGTAGAGTTGATGGAGCGGACCGGCGATCCGCAGCGCGACCTGCAGCAACTGTTCGCGCTGCCGGTGGTGGTCGTTTCGCATGGCGATCAGACCGACCCGATCTTCAAGTTCGGCAATCAGACGGCGCTGCAGCTTTGGGAGATCGAACTGCACGACTTCCTGAAGATGCCGTCGCGGCTGACCGCCGAGCCGGTGCATCGTGACGAGCGCGCTCGATTGCTAGAGAGAACGGAACGGGACGGCTATGTCGACGATTATCGCGGCGTCCGCATCTCCAGCACGGGACGTCGCTTTTACATCGAACAGGCGACGATCTGGAACGTCGTCGATGAGGAGGACCGCTATGTGGGGCAAGCGGCCACCTTCGATCATTGGACCTTTCTGGCCGACGGCGAAACCGCTTAG
- a CDS encoding DUF6655 family protein: MAASFQLHSAVRSCALLVGLLLAAGCGTTSNRTLTEQLVSSHAVDEAIADIDFQPLRGEKVYLDPSYLKNVKGAGFVNAEYITSSIRQQMNAAGCLLQDKADDADFVVEARIGALGTEGHTVTYGIPSNNAVSSAASLLPAAPPVPTIPEIAFAKKSKTIGGAKIALFAYHRESRQPIWQSGIAQSLGTARDTWLMGAGPFQGGNIYERAQFAGSRLSLPNPFHKEEESPIQVDYELAYDFRAQLAESELDDAPQPMPMGEKEADLAGYEEERKAESRQSEPKEPQPLKKQEPTKVSVSG, translated from the coding sequence ATGGCCGCCAGCTTCCAACTTCACTCCGCAGTCCGCAGCTGCGCGCTTTTGGTCGGCTTGCTACTAGCAGCCGGTTGCGGAACGACCTCCAATCGCACGCTGACCGAGCAACTGGTCAGTTCGCACGCCGTCGACGAGGCGATCGCCGATATCGACTTTCAGCCGCTGCGCGGTGAGAAGGTCTATCTCGACCCCAGCTACCTGAAAAACGTCAAAGGCGCCGGGTTCGTCAACGCCGAGTACATCACCAGTTCTATCCGTCAGCAGATGAACGCCGCCGGCTGTCTACTGCAAGACAAGGCGGACGACGCCGACTTTGTGGTCGAAGCCCGCATCGGCGCTCTCGGTACCGAAGGACATACCGTCACTTACGGCATTCCGTCGAACAACGCGGTCAGTTCGGCCGCTTCGTTACTGCCGGCCGCGCCGCCGGTTCCGACGATTCCAGAAATCGCCTTCGCCAAGAAAAGTAAGACAATCGGCGGCGCCAAGATCGCCCTGTTCGCCTACCACCGCGAATCGCGACAACCGATTTGGCAATCAGGCATCGCGCAGTCGCTGGGCACCGCTCGCGACACCTGGCTGATGGGCGCCGGGCCGTTTCAGGGAGGCAACATCTACGAGCGGGCGCAATTCGCCGGGTCGCGGCTCAGCCTGCCCAACCCGTTCCACAAAGAAGAAGAGAGCCCGATTCAGGTCGACTACGAATTGGCGTACGACTTCCGCGCGCAACTGGCCGAGTCCGAGTTGGACGACGCGCCCCAGCCGATGCCGATGGGCGAAAAAGAAGCGGACCTGGCCGGCTACGAAGAAGAGAGGAAGGCCGAATCGCGCCAGTCCGAACCAAAAGAGCCGCAGCCCCTGAAAAAGCAGGAACCGACCAAGGTCTCCGTCTCTGGCTAA
- a CDS encoding sugar phosphate isomerase/epimerase family protein, producing the protein MRIGYNTNGFAHHDPLDAVDVLADLGYESVAFTVDHGTLTPFGNTYMADRQADHLAALLAEKKMACVIESGARFLLDPKRKHEPTLVSPDRHGRQRRFEFIRHCIDEAVKLKADCVSLWSGKLLDDASPKAAMDRLVEALQPVIEYAEQQQMPLGFEPEPGMFIDTMDRFAELCERIDSPLFQLTLDIGHLQCQAELPLGAVIREWGSRIVNVHIEDMKRGVHEHLPFGEGEIDFSEVISALRDANYKLGLHVELSRHSHEAPTMAALAMEFLRPLVHPK; encoded by the coding sequence ATGCGGATTGGCTACAACACGAACGGCTTCGCCCATCACGACCCATTGGACGCGGTCGATGTGTTGGCCGATCTCGGATACGAAAGCGTCGCGTTTACCGTTGACCACGGCACGTTGACTCCCTTCGGCAATACCTACATGGCCGATCGCCAGGCCGATCATCTGGCCGCCCTGTTGGCCGAAAAGAAAATGGCCTGCGTCATCGAGTCGGGCGCTCGCTTCCTGCTTGATCCCAAACGCAAACATGAGCCGACGCTCGTCTCGCCTGACCGGCATGGTCGCCAACGCCGGTTTGAGTTCATCCGGCATTGCATCGACGAAGCGGTCAAACTGAAGGCCGACTGCGTTTCGCTCTGGTCGGGCAAGCTGCTCGACGACGCCTCGCCGAAGGCCGCGATGGATCGCCTGGTCGAAGCGCTGCAGCCGGTGATCGAATACGCCGAACAACAGCAAATGCCGCTCGGCTTTGAGCCGGAGCCGGGCATGTTTATCGACACGATGGATCGCTTCGCCGAATTGTGCGAGCGGATCGATTCGCCGCTGTTTCAGCTGACCCTCGATATCGGGCATTTGCAGTGCCAGGCCGAACTGCCGCTGGGCGCCGTGATTCGCGAGTGGGGATCGCGAATCGTCAACGTCCATATCGAAGACATGAAGCGGGGCGTCCACGAACATCTGCCGTTTGGCGAAGGAGAGATCGACTTCAGCGAAGTGATTTCTGCGCTCCGCGACGCCAATTACAAGCTTGGTCTGCATGTCGAACTGAGTCGCCACAGTCACGAAGCGCCGACGATGGCGGCTCTGGCGATGGAGTTCCTGCGGCCCCTCGTTCATCCCAAGTAA
- a CDS encoding M48 family metalloprotease, producing MLLQILIYCTIVLLARPDAAVEQPLAAWLVCLALGLMQWSVARTFGRGAISDISWGVTSLLMLWPGNWGAIVAGSAGGEIPLLREATLLAPAVLSRLVMLAETENLSAALAEMRMSLPLACGPVWLGSAAARCGGITDAGGNSGAVTIALIVVMMIAVYPELLRRSWGLRPVALPHLVERLRAQHGRSMPPLLVWPSSVSICNAALLGCMPPFRYLIVSAPLLDALTPGELDAVIAHEMGHLRRQHVARRLAAIVIPAAVVLAARYLLAVGLDLHGVARTLVEASAPVLLTGYFLWSTPRQSRRFELEADQWAALHLRRIYGEAGPALLTSALRKLSEAANIPLQQSRWLHPSFRQREAALLPTELAPLAAGVDR from the coding sequence ATGCTCTTGCAGATCCTCATCTACTGCACGATTGTGCTCCTCGCTCGGCCTGACGCGGCGGTCGAACAACCGCTTGCCGCTTGGCTGGTCTGTCTGGCCTTGGGACTGATGCAGTGGAGCGTTGCGCGAACGTTTGGCCGCGGTGCGATCTCCGACATCAGTTGGGGCGTTACCTCGCTGCTGATGCTCTGGCCAGGCAATTGGGGCGCAATTGTCGCCGGGTCGGCCGGGGGCGAAATCCCGCTGCTGCGCGAAGCGACGCTGTTGGCGCCGGCGGTACTCTCGCGACTGGTGATGCTGGCCGAGACCGAAAATCTCTCGGCGGCGCTGGCCGAAATGCGAATGTCGCTACCGCTGGCTTGTGGGCCGGTCTGGCTTGGATCGGCGGCGGCTCGCTGCGGCGGAATCACCGATGCCGGCGGCAACAGCGGCGCGGTAACGATCGCCCTGATCGTGGTCATGATGATCGCCGTTTATCCCGAACTGCTCCGCCGCAGTTGGGGACTGAGGCCGGTCGCACTTCCGCACCTGGTCGAACGTCTGCGAGCGCAACACGGACGCAGCATGCCGCCGCTGCTGGTCTGGCCGAGCAGCGTGTCGATCTGCAATGCGGCGCTGCTTGGCTGCATGCCGCCGTTTCGCTATTTGATCGTTTCGGCGCCGCTGCTCGACGCACTCACCCCCGGCGAACTCGACGCCGTGATCGCGCACGAAATGGGACATCTCCGCCGTCAACATGTCGCCCGGCGATTGGCGGCGATCGTGATTCCCGCCGCAGTCGTCTTGGCAGCGCGGTATCTACTGGCGGTTGGATTGGATCTGCATGGAGTCGCCCGCACGCTGGTCGAAGCCTCGGCGCCGGTCCTGCTAACCGGTTACTTTCTATGGTCGACGCCGCGACAATCGCGACGCTTCGAACTGGAAGCGGACCAGTGGGCGGCGCTGCACTTGCGACGGATCTACGGCGAAGCAGGTCCGGCACTGCTTACCTCGGCGCTCCGCAAACTGAGCGAAGCGGCCAACATTCCGCTGCAGCAATCGAGGTGGCTGCATCCCAGTTTTCGTCAGCGCGAAGCGGCGCTGCTACCAACCGAACTTGCCCCTCTAGCCGCCGGCGTTGACCGGTAA